One stretch of Xanthomonas sp. DAR 35659 DNA includes these proteins:
- a CDS encoding ATP-dependent DNA helicase, whose protein sequence is MSLAHASTEALSEGGALARQLDAFVPRAAQLRLTAAIAEAFEQRDVLLAEAGTGTGKTYAYLVPALLSGLKTIVSTGTRALQDQLYHRDLPRVRAALGVGLNSALLKGRANYLCKYRLEQAKGEPRFTAREQIAQFQRIVAWSGRTRFGDIAELDALPDDSPLLPMVTSTVDNCLGTECPFWGECFVVQARQRAQAADLVVVNHHLLLADLALKQEGFGEILPGAQAFVIDEAHQLPELAANFFGESFGMRPLQELARDCLAESRHVAGALASLQAPVQALEQALRELRAAMEGLPTRGTQWRLLAKPQVRDGFDALLSELARLQDSLAALREASPGFDACAARAQDMRTRLDRWLGDDAPIPDFDAEPPPPANDVLWYELSARGFRCQRTPLDVSGPLRTHREQSHAAWVFTSATLAVKGEFEHIAIRLGLSDPMTLLQPSPFDWARQALCYLPSLPDPNARGFGTALIAALQPVLQASQGRAFLLFASHRALREAAEALRDGPWPLFVQGEAPRATLLQRFRASGNGVLLGSASFREGVDVVGDALSVVVIDKLPFAAPDDPVFEARLDAIRRDGGNPFRDEQLPQAVIALKQGVGRLIRSESDRGVLVLCDPRLLSKSYGRTFLESLPPFARTRDVEDVRQFFAVEAPARVDNLDTGTSPPSA, encoded by the coding sequence ATGTCGCTAGCCCACGCAAGCACCGAAGCGCTCAGCGAAGGCGGCGCGCTCGCGCGTCAGCTCGATGCGTTCGTGCCGCGCGCGGCGCAGTTGCGGCTGACCGCGGCGATCGCCGAGGCCTTCGAGCAGCGCGACGTGCTGCTCGCCGAGGCCGGCACCGGCACCGGTAAGACCTATGCGTACCTGGTGCCGGCGCTGCTGTCGGGGCTGAAGACCATCGTCTCCACCGGGACCCGCGCGCTGCAGGACCAGCTCTACCACCGCGACCTGCCGCGGGTGCGCGCGGCGTTGGGGGTGGGCCTCAACAGCGCGCTGCTGAAGGGCCGCGCCAACTATCTGTGCAAGTACCGGTTGGAACAGGCCAAGGGCGAGCCGCGCTTCACCGCGCGCGAGCAGATCGCGCAGTTCCAGCGCATCGTCGCCTGGAGCGGGCGCACCCGCTTCGGCGATATCGCCGAACTGGACGCGCTGCCCGACGATTCGCCGCTGCTGCCGATGGTCACTTCGACCGTGGACAACTGCCTGGGCACCGAGTGCCCGTTCTGGGGCGAGTGCTTCGTGGTGCAGGCGCGGCAACGCGCACAGGCCGCCGACCTGGTGGTGGTCAACCATCATCTGCTGCTGGCCGACCTGGCGCTGAAACAGGAAGGCTTCGGCGAAATCCTGCCCGGCGCGCAGGCCTTCGTCATCGACGAGGCGCACCAGTTGCCGGAACTGGCGGCGAACTTCTTCGGCGAGAGCTTCGGCATGCGTCCGCTGCAGGAACTGGCGCGCGACTGCCTGGCCGAGAGCCGCCACGTCGCCGGCGCGCTGGCCAGCCTGCAGGCGCCGGTGCAGGCGCTGGAGCAGGCATTGCGCGAGTTGCGCGCGGCGATGGAGGGCTTGCCGACCCGCGGCACGCAATGGCGGCTGCTGGCCAAGCCGCAGGTGCGCGACGGGTTCGATGCGCTGCTGAGCGAGTTGGCACGCCTGCAGGACAGCCTGGCGGCGTTGCGCGAGGCCTCGCCCGGCTTCGACGCCTGCGCCGCGCGCGCGCAGGACATGCGCACGCGGCTGGACCGCTGGCTCGGCGACGATGCGCCGATTCCGGACTTCGATGCCGAGCCGCCGCCGCCGGCCAACGACGTACTGTGGTACGAACTGAGCGCGCGCGGCTTCCGTTGCCAGCGCACGCCGCTGGACGTGTCCGGGCCGTTGCGCACGCACCGCGAGCAGTCGCACGCGGCCTGGGTGTTCACCTCGGCGACGCTGGCGGTGAAGGGCGAGTTCGAGCACATCGCCATCCGCCTGGGGCTGAGCGATCCGATGACCCTGCTGCAGCCCAGCCCGTTCGATTGGGCCAGGCAGGCGCTGTGCTATCTGCCGTCGCTGCCGGACCCGAACGCGCGCGGCTTCGGCACCGCGCTGATCGCCGCGCTGCAGCCGGTGCTGCAGGCTTCGCAGGGCCGCGCCTTCCTGCTGTTCGCCTCGCACCGCGCGTTGCGCGAGGCGGCCGAAGCGTTGCGCGACGGACCCTGGCCGCTGTTCGTGCAGGGCGAGGCGCCGCGCGCGACCCTGCTGCAGCGCTTCCGCGCCTCCGGCAACGGCGTATTGCTCGGCTCGGCCAGCTTCCGCGAAGGCGTGGACGTGGTCGGTGATGCGCTGAGCGTGGTGGTGATCGACAAGCTGCCGTTCGCCGCGCCGGACGATCCGGTGTTCGAGGCGCGGCTGGACGCGATCCGCCGCGACGGCGGCAATCCGTTCCGCGACGAGCAACTGCCGCAGGCGGTGATCGCGCTCAAGCAGGGCGTGGGCCGGCTGATCCGCAGCGAGAGCGACCGCGGCGTGCTGGTGCTGTGCGATCCGCGGCTGCTGTCCAAGTCCTACGGCCGCACCTTCCTGGAATCGCTGCCCCCGTTCGCGCGTACCCGCGACGTGGAGGACGTGCGCCAGTTCTTCGCGGTCGAGGCCCCCGCGCGGGTGGATAATCTCGACACGGGCACGTCGCCGCCATCCGCCTAG
- the tsaB gene encoding tRNA (adenosine(37)-N6)-threonylcarbamoyltransferase complex dimerization subunit type 1 TsaB: MNLLAFETSTEACSVAVQVGDRVLERFELAPRRHAELALPWAEQLLAEAGIARSQLDAIAFGRGPGAFTGVRLAIALAQGIALALDLPVLPVSTLQALALRAPADAPRVLAAIDARMGEIYAATYARDTDGLHALTPEQVLAPDAFALPDAQAHWHGVGTGLAAGDGRLQHRLGAQLRGADAHALPHAADVLVLALAAHARGEAIAPERAEPAYLRDNVALTLAEQHAQRAAR, from the coding sequence ATGAACCTACTCGCTTTCGAAACCTCCACCGAAGCCTGCTCCGTCGCGGTGCAGGTCGGCGACCGCGTGCTGGAGCGCTTCGAACTGGCGCCGCGCCGGCACGCCGAGCTGGCGTTGCCGTGGGCCGAGCAGTTGCTCGCCGAGGCCGGCATCGCCCGCAGCCAGCTCGATGCGATCGCCTTCGGTCGCGGCCCGGGCGCGTTCACCGGCGTGCGCCTGGCGATCGCGCTGGCGCAGGGCATCGCGCTGGCGCTGGACCTGCCGGTGCTGCCGGTGTCCACCCTGCAGGCGCTGGCCTTGCGCGCGCCGGCCGACGCGCCGCGCGTGCTGGCCGCGATCGATGCGCGCATGGGCGAGATCTACGCCGCGACCTACGCGCGCGACACCGACGGCCTGCACGCGCTGACGCCCGAGCAGGTGCTGGCGCCCGACGCCTTCGCGCTGCCCGATGCGCAGGCGCACTGGCACGGTGTCGGCACCGGCCTGGCGGCGGGCGACGGCCGCCTGCAGCACCGCCTCGGCGCGCAGTTGCGCGGCGCCGACGCGCACGCCTTGCCGCATGCCGCCGACGTGCTGGTCCTGGCGCTGGCCGCGCACGCGCGCGGCGAGGCGATCGCGCCCGAACGCGCGGAGCCGGCCTATCTCCGGGACAACGTCGCCCTGACCCTGGCCGAGCAGCACGCGCAGCGGGCCGCGCGGTGA
- a CDS encoding ADP-ribosylglycohydrolase family protein, translating into MDAERARFRGCLLGLAVGDALGTTLEFKAPGSFAPIDDMVGGGPFELRPGQWTDDTSMALCLAHSLLYRGGFDAADQMNRYCNWYRHGYLSSTGTCFDIGNTVRQALERYLDGGPAFSGSADPRAAGNGSLMRLAPVAMYYAQRPDVLAERAADSSRTTHAAAEALDACRLFAVQLRSALLGGDRTQVLRAPDLALDTPALRALAVRDHAAVPATQIRGTGYVVDALSAALWCFATTECFADAVLRAANLGEDADTTAAICGQLAGAFYGIDGIPAAWRTRVQDAAEIVALADRLHAASGAQ; encoded by the coding sequence ATGGACGCCGAACGCGCGCGCTTTCGCGGCTGCCTGCTGGGCCTGGCGGTCGGCGATGCGCTCGGGACCACGCTGGAATTCAAGGCGCCCGGCAGCTTCGCGCCGATCGACGACATGGTCGGCGGCGGCCCGTTCGAGCTGCGCCCCGGGCAGTGGACCGACGATACCTCGATGGCGCTGTGCCTGGCGCACAGCCTGCTGTATCGCGGCGGTTTCGACGCCGCCGACCAGATGAACCGCTACTGCAACTGGTACCGCCACGGCTACCTGAGCAGCACCGGCACCTGTTTCGACATCGGCAACACCGTGCGCCAGGCGCTGGAGCGCTATCTCGATGGCGGCCCGGCCTTCAGCGGCAGCGCCGATCCGCGCGCGGCCGGCAATGGCTCGCTGATGCGATTGGCGCCGGTGGCGATGTACTACGCGCAGCGTCCGGACGTGCTGGCCGAGCGCGCGGCGGACAGCTCGCGCACCACGCATGCCGCCGCCGAGGCGCTGGACGCCTGCCGGCTGTTCGCCGTGCAGTTGCGCAGCGCGCTGCTCGGCGGCGATCGCACGCAGGTACTGCGTGCGCCGGATCTGGCCCTGGACACGCCGGCGCTGCGCGCGCTGGCCGTGCGCGACCATGCGGCGGTGCCGGCGACGCAGATTCGCGGCACCGGCTACGTGGTCGATGCGCTGTCGGCGGCGCTGTGGTGCTTCGCGACCACCGAGTGCTTCGCCGACGCGGTGCTGCGCGCGGCCAACCTGGGCGAGGACGCCGACACCACCGCGGCGATCTGCGGGCAGTTGGCGGGCGCCTTCTATGGCATCGACGGCATCCCCGCCGCCTGGCGCACGCGCGTGCAGGACGCGGCCGAGATCGTGGCCTTGGCTGATCGCCTGCATGCGGCCAGCGGCGCGCAGTGA